A genomic segment from Acipenser ruthenus chromosome 5, fAciRut3.2 maternal haplotype, whole genome shotgun sequence encodes:
- the ibtk gene encoding inhibitor of Bruton tyrosine kinase → MNVVVSPDCTPKCRSLQHALDVISALTKGKEGQVKAFLSTHCHNVATLKDSFGRTALHFAASLGKRGVLDWLLDVKGADVLVKDKESGWTAMHRSVFYGHIDCLVSLVKHGSSLVAQDKEGLSVLDLTMKDRPSHVVFRNTDPTEVYTWGNNTNFTLGHGNQQSKHHPELVDLFPRTGIYIKQVVLCKFHSVFLSQKGQVYTCGHGQGGRLGHGDEQTYLVPRVVEGLISHHCSQVAAAKDHTVALTEDGYVYTFGLNTFHQLGIAPPPATSNVPKQVLSKSLKGRTVIGVAAGRFHTVLWTKEAVYTVGLNGGQLGYLLDPNGERCVTAPRQVSALHHKDISISMAAASNGATVCVTEKGDVYLLTDYQCKKLASKQLNLKKVLVTGGFLDHRVDPQNLREGGGEKVSILALDEAGRVFCWKSSSGSVKQCRWAYGRQVFMSDIALSKSGMMFITMEGEGFSGQWVADSKKIPEKRDDRTSLVNSAVTFCHTESSTTYERIRIDKLPFVHRAVGITTESNGRNFAVLQSDPKTSLYEIPSVSSSSFSKDFHSLLAETQETDNIHDVTLQVGNRIFPAHKYILSMRSDYFRKHFYPESDRVELPDILHLNEDAVGCDLFALEKVQPDMFEYLLQFIYTDNCDLLTHGYRPKICQVENKKDCQDTLISSLQKISFHEGLKGKSAYEVYQSHQVNGDGEKQKTKAKNVKKGKGASEEANPVKTLQGLAKKFGIASLAARLDGVKVENGKINVVHKKAGNRPKFNQKKSSYMCDVTLRSEDGKDFPCHKCVLCARLEYFRSMLGSCWIEASCCSALEMPINSEILQVILDYIYTDESPTIRESPHVEFLCNVLVVADQLLISRLKEMCEVAITEKLTLKNAAELLEFASMYYADQLKLSCLQFIVLNMAALLEARTLDVLSAEVLKELSAAYQRMIPAMQRRIITPYPDGPDLSCFEEGDGESLLWSKTDADTEPVCRETLLKRAKIKAKKKPRRRSDSSGGYNLSDIIHSPTSTGLIKIGKTNSIESLQELLTSDSEGSYAGVGSPRELQSPVFMAGPSHDQSEMEEKSRVMETKSPTPSIEMKDQKASTPQTIPRPTASPTSPPVLDLRAFMEMEAHIQNRGATHKNSSGSGSKPTIHGTKISQKQRKMIAMAARVCSSGSRGGDSAPVKTSPSAPSQAEKAWADPLYCSPSPKSFRDLLMEEEKTERPVLSSLIVTKKVSFKAKEQHENKKTMSGWPARSTPSICNHIPTSAQADSHNPWLKPAVSSPPAVAPVTFAAIVEEERQQEAALIRSREKPLALIQIEERAIQDLLIHYNAFDNPDEFIRVERASQGPIAIPMWNKH, encoded by the exons ATGAATGTGGTGGTCTCTCCTGACTGCACCCCAAAGTGTCGCTCACTCCAGCATGCTCTGGATGTCATCTCTGCACTGACCAAGGGCAAGGAAGGCCAAGTCAAGGCCTTCCTATCTACCCACTGCCACAATGTGGCCACTCTGAAGGACAGCTTCGGCAGGACTGCACTTCACTTTGCTGCCTCGCTTGGGAAGAGAGGGGTGCTCGACTGGCTGCTGGACGTGAAGGGAGCTGATGTGCTGGTGAAGGACAAGGAATCCGGATGGACCGCCATGCACAGGAGTGTGTTCTACGGACACATCGACTGCCTCGTGTCCCTTGTGAAG CATGGCAGCAGTCTTGTTGCTCAGGATAAAGAGGGGCTTTCAGTTCTTGACTTGACGATGAAAGATAGGCCATCACATGTAGTTTTCAGAAATACTG ATCCGACAGAAGTTTATACGTGGGGCAATAACACTAATTTTACTCTTGGCCATGGAAATCAACAAAGCAAACACCACCCAGAACTGGTGGATCTTTTCCCGAGAACTGGAATTTATATCAAACAG GTGGTGCTGTGTAAATTCCACTCCGTGTTTCTCTCTCAGAAAGGTCAGGTTTATACCTGTGGGCATGGCCAAGGTGGACGACTGGGACATGGAGATGAACAGACATATCTG GTTCCACGGGTGGTAGAAGGTTTAATCAGCCATCACTGTTCCCAAGTGGCTGCTGCCAAGGATCACACTGTGGCGCTGACAGAAGATGGATATGTTTACACTTTTGGACTAAATACCTTTCACCAGCTGGGCATTGCACCACCTCCAGCTACCAGTAATGTTCCCAAACAG GTCCTGTCCAAATCTCTGAAAGGAAGAACTGTTATTGGTGTGGCTGCAGGAAGGTTCCACACCGTTCTGTGGACAAAAGAAGCAGTATATACTGTGGGACTCAATGGGGGCCAGCTAG GCTACCTTCTGGACCCCAATGGAGAACGGTGTGTGACGGCTCCTCGACAGGTGTCTGCGTTGCATCACAAAGATATTTCAATCTCCATGGCAGCTGCCAGTAACGGTGCCACAGTTTGCGTCACTGAAAAAGGGGATGTCTATCTGCTGACAGATTATCAGTGTAAAAAACTGGCTTCCAA ACAGCTCAACCTAAAGAAAGTGCTTGTTACGGGAGGCTTCTTGGATCATAGGGTCGACCCCCAGAATCTCAGAGAGGGTGGAGGTGAAAAGGTGTCTATTCTAGCATTGGATGAAGCTGGAAGA GTGTTCTGCTGGAAGTCATCAAGTGGCTCTGTGAAGCAGTGCAGATGGGCATATGGACGGCAAGTCTTCATGTCGGATATTGCGCTTAGTAAGAGTGGAATGATGTTCATCACTATGGAGGGTGAAGGATTTTCAGGGCAGTGGGTGGCAGACAGCAAAAAGATCCCTGAAAAGAGAG ATGACCGAACGAGCCTCGTGAACTCGGCTGTCACATTCTGCCACACAGAGTCCAGCACTACGTACGAGAGAATTCGAATTGACAAGCTTCCATTTGTTCACCGGGCTGTCGGCATAACTACTGAGTCTAATGGGCGTAACTTTGCAGTTTTGCAGTCTGATCCTAAGACTAG CTTGTATGAAATTCCCAGTGTGTCGTCATCTTCCTTCTCCAAAGATTTCCACAGCCTTCTTGCGGAAACGCAGGAAACGGACAACATCCATGATGTGACACTACAAGTGGGCAATAGGATTTTCCCAGCTCACAAGTACATCCTTTCCATGAGGTCAGATTACTTTCGGAAGCACTTCTACCCTGAGTCTGATCGAGTGGAGTTGCCCGACATCCTCCATCTCAATGAAGACGCAGTGGGATGTGATCTCTTTGCACTTGAGAAGGTCCAGCCTGATATGTTTGAGTACCTCTTACAGTTCATCTACACTGACAACTGCGACTTACTCACCCATGGCTACCGACCCAAAATATGCCAAGTGGAAAATAAGAAAGACTGCCAGGATACGCTGATCTCCAGCCTGCAGAAGATTAGCTTCCATGAGGGTCTTAAAGGCAAGTCTGCCTACGAGGTTTACCAGAGCCATCAAGTAAATGGTGATGGGGAGAAACAGAAAACCAAAGCCAAGAATGTCAAGAAGGGCAAGGGGGCCAGCGAGGAAGCCAATCCTGTGAAAACGTTGCAGGGATTGGCAAAGAAATTTGGGATCGCCAGCCTGGCTGCTCG GCTGGATGGAGTTAAAGTTGAAAATGGCAAAATCAATGTTGTACACAAAAAAGCTGGAAATAGACCAAAATTTAATCAGAAAAAGAG CTCCTACATGTGCGATGTGACCCTAAGATCAGAGGATGGAAAGGATTTCCCTTGTCACAAGTGTGTTCTGTGTGCACGGTTAG AATATTTCCGTAGCATGTTGGGCAGTTGCTGGATTGAG GCTTCCTGCTGCTCAGCTCTGGAAATGCCCATCAACTCTGAGATTCTGCAGGTCATCCTGGATTATATCTATACTGATGAATCTCCTACCATCAGAG AGTCCCCGCACGTGGAGTTTCTGTGTAACGTGCTAGTTGTGGCGGACCAGCTCCTCATCAGCCGTCTGAAGGAGATGTGTGAAGTGGCGATTACAGAAAAGT TGACCCTGAAAAATGCAGCGGAGCTCCTTGAATTTGCTTCCATGTATTATGCAGATCAACTGAAACTGTCATGCCTGCAGTTCATTGTATTGAATATGGCAGCATTACTCGAAGCAAG AACTCTGGATGTTCTTAGTGCTGAGGTGCTGAAGGAGCTGTCTGCTGCTTACCAGAGGATG ATCCCTGCTATGCAAAGGAGAATAATCACACCATATCCAGATGGGCCTGACCTGAGTTGTTTTGAGGAGGGTGATGGCGAAAGCTTGCTGTGGAGCAAGACTGATGCAGACACAGAACCTGTCTGCAG AGAAACCCTTTTAAAAAGAGCCAAAATCAAGGCCAAGAAGAAGCCAAGGAGGCGCTCTGACAGTTCAGGGGGTTATAACCTCTCTGACATCATCCACAGCCCGACCTCCACAG GTTTAATTAAAATTGGAAAGACAAATTCCATAGAATCCCTTCAGGAGCTCCTGACATCCGATTCCGAGGGAAGCTATGCAGGAGTTGGCAGCCCCAGAGAGCTACAATCACCTGTCTTCATGGCAGGACCCAGCCACGATCAATCTGAG ATGGAGGAAAAATCTCGAGTTATGGAAACAAAAAGCCCAACTCCAAGCATCGAGATGAAAGACCAGAAGGCTTCTACTCCACAGACTATCCCAAGACCAACAGCAAG CCCAACCAGTCCTCCTGTGTTGGATCTGAGAGCCTTCATGGAAATGGAAGCACATATACAAAACCGTGGAGCTACTCATAAAAATAGTTCAGG tagtgGTAGTAAACCCACGATACATGGAACCAAGATTTCCCAGAAGCAAAGAAAAATGATTGCTATGGCAGCTAGAGTGTGCAGCTCTGGTTCAAGGGGTGGGGACAGCGCCCCTGTGAAGACCAGTCCATCAGCACCATCTCAGGCTGAAAAAGCATG GGCGGATCCTCTGTACTGTTCTCCATCTCCCAAGTCATTCCGGGATCTCTTGATGGAGGAGGAGAAGACGGAAAGACCCGTTCTCTCCTCACTCATTGTTACCAAGAAGGTTTCTTTCAAAGCCAAGGAGCAGcatgaaaataaaaagacaatgtCTGG
- the tpbgb gene encoding trophoblast glycoprotein b produces MLVADPLFYIKTRPSSQKKLNHLQAGLVIFLHAVVLVSAQATTCPQNCECSGLGRTVTVICGNKGLNAIPQPLPLNVKTLVITGNDIPHLKQDAFPQSLDQLTNLNLSLNKIEVIDPFVFVKMPSLKELDLSNNRIFKFNPEAFSTNNVLHTLDLGSTLFNNSFIEEISALVQNETLVNLVTLKLSGNDVLYLPEEMFASLPNLKTLDLRNNSIVNLKNGTFKNLRLESLDMRENSLKELSNATLDDFDLQPGISIQLADNAWVCDCNIEDLLLWLGRSDAVLDKGNLSCALPDSLRDTRLLEVNVSELHCSYSEDMKSILQTSYVFLGIVLALIGVIFLLVLYLNRKGIKKWIYNIRDACRDHMDGYHYRYEISTDPRLTNLSLNSEV; encoded by the coding sequence ATGTTAGTTGCCGAtcctttattttatattaaaaccaGGCCGTCATCCCAGAAGAAACTAAATCATTTACAAGCTGGTTTAGTTATTTTTCTCCATGCTGTGGTTTTGGTGTCCGCTCAGGCAACAACCTGCCCGCAAAACTGCGAGTGTTCTGGCCTTGGCAGAACTGTAACTGTAATCTGCGGCAACAAGGGCTTGAATGCTATTCCCCAACCCTTGCCTTTAAATGTCAAGACTCTTGTTATAACGGGGAATGACATCCCACACCTCAAACAGGATGCTTTCCCACAGTCACTGGACCAGCTAACTAACCTGAACCTAAGTTTAAATAAGATCGAGGTCATCGACCCGTTTGTCTTCGTCAAAATGCCAAGCCTGAAAGAACTTGATTTGAGCAATAACAGGATTTTCAAGTTCAATCCCGAAGCTTTCAGTACCAACAACGTATTGCACACATTAGATCTTGGCAGCACCCTGTTCAATAACTCCTTCATAGAGGAAATATCAGCTTTGGTTCAGAATGAGACTTTAGTAAACTTGGTGACATTGAAATTATCAGGTAATGATGTGCTGTACCTCCCCGAGGAGATGTTTGCAAGCTTACCAAACCTGAAGACACTTGACTTGAGAAACAATTCCATCGTTAACCTGAAAAACGGGACTTTTAAAAATCTAAGACTTGAGAGTTTGGACATGAGAGAGAACTCCCTGAAAGAACTCTCAAACGCCACCCTGGATGACTTTGACCTCCAACCAGGCATCTCCATCCAGCTGGCGGATAATGCTTGGGTTTGTGATTGTAATATTGAGGATCTGCTTCTTTGGCTTGGGAGATCAGACGCTGTGTTGGACAAAGGGAATCTGTCCTGCGCTCTCCCAGACAGCTTGAGGGACACTCGGCTCCTTGAAGTGAACGTCTCGGAGCTGCACTGCTCTTACTCTGAAGACATGAAAAGCATTTTGCAAACTTCTTATGTCTTTCTGGGAATCGTGCTGGCGCTGATCGGAGTGATTTTCCTCCTGGTTTTGTACCTGAATAGAAAGGGAATAAAGAAGTGGATTTATAATATCCGAGATGCGTGCCGAGATCACATGGACGGGTACCATTACAGATATGAAATTAGCACAGACCCGCGGTTAACCAACCTCAGTTTGAATTCTGAAGTTTGA